The window AATATCAGGAGGTCACCACAACCTCGACAAGGAGGTGTGCCTGAAGGAAAAAAATGCACAAATTGGATAGTGGCCGCCACTCCCACCAACCCCGTACTATAAAGATCTCGCGGGTTAAATATGACCCGCGAGAACACCACAGCTCTCCGCTCTATCGCCCCACTATTGTGAAGACCGTTTTGATGGACACATTAACTATTTTTTTCGATGGTTCTCGTAAAAGaaactctcccgttgcaacgcacgggcatatgtgctagtcccTATAAAATATTTTAAGGCAGTACTACATCCAACCTCCCCACAGAAAAGTCTGAGCTCAAGCCAAGCAACACGAAGCAGAGAGGAAACAGCGCCCACATGGAGGCCTGCCGCGTCACCGTCCATAATCTGCCCAACCAGATCCATTTTAGTTTCTTCTCCATCAAGTTCCTTGGGAGCAACGGACCAACGGACGTGGCAGGCATTGTTGACCAATCTGTCCCAATCCATGGAATTCTGTGGCACTGCCTTCTATATATTCCGTGGCGGAACCCCTCACCCACTCATCAAGTACACAGTTCactatcatctagcctttcttcccCCATCTCTCTCGAGAAACAAAGCAATGGTTCTTGGACTGCTGGTGAGTTCCCCAGCCACGGTGCTATGGAGCCTCCTGGGCCTGGCGCTTCTCTGGCAGGTCAAGCGGCTGGTTGACTACACGTGGTGGCGGCCACGGCGGCTCCAGCGGGCGCTGCGTGCGCAGGGCCTCCGCGGGACGCCGTACCGCTTCCCCGTCGGCGACCTCGGCGACTACGGGCGGCAGGGCAAAGAGGCGTCGTCCAGGGCGCTGCCGCTGCGGTGCCATGACATACGCGCCCACGTCGCGCCGTACCTCTGCAACACCGTCCGGGAGCACGGCAAGACGTGCGTCTCCTGGTTCGGCCCCGTCCCCAAGGTGACCATCGCCGACCCCGGCGTCACCCGGGAGGTGATGTCCAACAAGTTCGGCCACTTCGAGAAGCTCCAGTTCCCGACGCTGACCAGGCTCCTCGCTGGCGGCGTCGCGGTCTATGAGGGTGAGAAGTGGGTCAAGCACAGGAGGATCCTTAACCCGGCGTTCCATATCGAGAAGCTCAAGGTAAATGTAATTTATTTACTATTActgttatattagtttacggagggagtattaatttcaGTTGAATAGTTTTACTACTACTACAATGAGTAAGTTCATTACTGAAGATCACGCATGGCTCCCTCAATTTCCAGTTCATGATGCCAGCATTCTCTGCATGCTGTGAAGAGCTTGTGAGCAGATGGACTCAGTCCCTTGGTTCTGACGGTTGGTGTGAGGTGGATGTCTGCCCAGAGTTTCAAACCCTCACCGGAGATGTCATCTCACGAACCGCGTTCGGCAGCAGCTACCTCGAAGGTAGACGGATTTTCGAGCTGCAATCTGTGCAAGCCGACCGCATTGTGGCTGAAGTTAAGAAGATCTTCATTCCTGGTTATATGTGAGTAACTCCTCTTAAGTCTTAATCATCTCAATCACGCAATGCACAGTTCTTTTGTAAAATATACCTACTCATTTAGTAGACACAGTTCATATATATGTACTGATACACATCGGACCAACGCAACTTGCAGGTCCTTGCCTACCAAGAAGAACAGACTGATGCGTCACACTAATAACGAGATTGAATCCATTCTACGAGGTCTAATTGAAAAAAGAATGCAATCCATGCAACAAGGAGAAAGCACCAAGGATGATTTACTCGGCTTAATGCTTGAGTCAAACATGAGGGGAACAGATGACAAGGGTCAACCCATCCTAGGAATGACAATTGAAGAAGTGATAGAGGAATGCAAATTGTTCTATTTTGCAGGGTCCGAGACAACATCTGTATTGCTCACCTGGACAATGATCGTACTGGCCATGCACCCCGAGTGGCAAGACCGTGCAAGGGAGGAGGTCCTTGGCCTATTTGAGAAGAAGAAGCCCGAGTATGACGGCTTTAGCAAACTCAAAACCGTGAGTACATTTTGATATTGCACTACTAACACTAAACTAATGGCAACTAGAGTTTTAAAATTTACCACTCTACTTGTAGGTGACCATGATTCTTTACGAGGTTCTCCGTCTTTATCCGCCGGCCGTTGCATTCATGCGAAAAACATACAAGGAGATAGAGATTGAAAGCATCACCTACCCTGCCGGTGTGATCATCGAGCTTCCTGTGCTGCTTATCCACCATGACCCAGACATATGGGGAAGCGATGTGCATGAGTTCAAGCCAGAAAGGTTTGCTGATGGGATCGCCAAGGCATCCAAGGATCCTGGTGCCTTCCTCCCATTTGGTTGGGGTCCACGGATCTGCATCGGTCAGAATTTTGCTCTGCTTGAGGCCAAGATGGCTTTGTGCATGATCCTTCAACATTTCGAATTCGACCTTGGCCCGACGTATTCTCATATGCTGCATAACCAGAAAATGTTGCGCCCCATGCATGGTGCACAAATTAAGCTCAGGGCAATATGACGGTCAGTATTATAGCAGTGTGCATGATGTCATTTTATTACATAGTGTTTAGTGGTTGGCCATGTAATAAGCTTTCATACCTACAAATGTTTGAAATAAAGTCCAACCATGTTGCACATAAACACTGCTAGAAAAATATATGTTTGTTCTTGATTTTAATTTTTCATGTTGTACTGTGGAAAGGAAGATACGTCCTTTTTCGCTATATATCCTTCCTTCAGACGCTTGTTAAGATGTCGCTTCATGAATATTGAATCTTCAAAGGAAAGTCTCATGGCACTCAAGGGTCCATTTCTTCTCGTGAAGGTTCCCTAAGTCGAGGGAGATATCCATTAATTGTTGAGAAAACTAACAAGATCAAGAAACATTCAGGAGTATGTAAAAGATGTGGGAAGGAGGAACATTATTTCCACCATTGCTTTGCTTATGATCTTCCTTGAACAGATGGCTCGAAAATCCAATGGGCCTTAGATATGATAGCTTgataggcaataatgatgattacatCCTCTCAGCCCTTCAAGCCATCCTTATGTACTATTGGGAAAGGTGGAAATAGAAAGTTTTTCAATGGCAAAAATCGGTGACTAATGCAGGTCATCTAAAAAGAAGGTGTGAAGTAACAAATTAAAGAAGGAAAGCAAGTGAAGGACGTTACGCCTACATGTTGAAAGTCACATTCTTTAATCAATATTTCTATCGAAAAGGAACTAGTTGTAATAGCTTACGAGGGCCAAATATGTATGTGATTGCAATAAATATGCATGCCTAGTAGCTACCCATGGTTGGCATGTTGGTCACAGATTGTAGGGTCGGCGGTTTTGCTATGCAGTGATGGGTAACTCCTCTCCTTGCAAGATTGCATGGGATCATCATCGTTGCCACGTGACCAAAGTGCCCGTTCCGCGAGACCCGCGTGATGATTAGTCACACAATGGGTAATCAAAGGGGTGAAAACCAAATACACCTTACAAATTGGAATTTCTCCCAAAACTAATGCACACTATAAAAGAACAAAGGGAATACTAGATATTCTTATACTTGGTGTTTTTTACTTTATGTAAAAATATCATGTGTCTAATTTTTTAGAATTGGCGTGTGATTCATTATATACTATATATTAGTATATTTTCTACTTTTACTAGTACTATTGGCAATATACCTTCCTAGAGGTTTCTAACATATACCATGCCAGAGGATTCTAGAGTTCAAGGTCATGAAGGTTGAATACTATTAAAATTATAGATTGTTTAAGTGTGAAATATGGGGCATTGCGGGAAGCAATGCTCAAGGATAGAACATGCATGGGAGAAATGATCTTCTTTCAGGAAGCATTCCTATGCCATCGGGGCCATGTTCTCTATTAGTGGTGGACCTTCAGTGTGACCATACATAATAAACATCGCACGGAAGTCGGCACGAGATGGAACCTCATCAAGAATAGAGCTCTTCATAGCCGAAATGAAATTCATGTCAAAAGTAGTTTGTATGTTTGGCTTTCCTTCCGTGTCAACACTACCATTGCACCTTGGTACCCTCAAGTGTATGTGCTTATTATAGCACGTTTTGTATGGAAGTAATGCATGTTAAACACCCTCACAAGATACTAGGTAAGCCTCCTATTGGTCAAATATGCATGTCACTTATACAACCTTTCATGTGTTTTAAATATATAGTTTACAAGGGTGCAAGATTATATTTATTTGTTTAACTATTATGTCTATGCTTTGGAGTCGTTGAAACCGTTTTATCAGTTCCCGCAGACCTGTAAACCCAATGAATTTAAAAAGCTTCATGACCATCCTTATGTTGTTTCCAAGTTAGAGCCGAAAAGAATGCACCTGGGGAAAAAAATCTAAGGCTCTAGCATGGTTGTCAAAAAAGCCTCGTATTGTACAAAAAAAGGGTCAAAAGCCTCTTTGTTAGAAGTATATATCAAGTTAAAAACCGGCAAATCCTATTTGGTGCTTATAGCGCCAGTTACAGTGCATTTGCTACGCAGCGCCCACACCCCTCATGTTcgcttcctctttttttttgtacCGGTTTTGGAAACCTTTTTCCTCTACTTTTTCTTGGGTGGTTTTTTTAGGATggatgttttttttttgtttttcctttttgatttttgtttttataaattcatgaaattttttaAACTCACATTTTCTGGACTTATGAACTTTTTTTTTCTTCAAATTCACGAATATGTTTTAAATATATAAAATTTATTGAACCTTTTCTACAAGCCCAAACAAATTGTTGCGATGTCATTGGCCGGCCCACCAGGACGTACGCCCCATGTCCTCCCGACGAACACTTTGGTTTGGCCTTTGGACGACTTGCAGACCGTTCCGACCTCGAATTGAGCGTGCCCCGTCTtgatcttcatcttcctccccgcCGCAGCCCGGAAGCCATCGTCGACATGACTGGGCTCCATGACGCGCCCGCGACCAGGGAACCCCGGAGATCCAAGCGCCTCCAGCGGTCCATGCCCGAGGCGGCGACGCCTCCTCCGGCACGCCGGACCAGGCGCACCAAGCGCCCGGCTCCTCCGCGCGAGGCCGAGCCCTCCGTTCCCGCCGCGAGGGCTGCGCGATCATCCTCGCCCCGTTACAGCGATCGGGAATTGGTGGATGTGGTCGCGTTGCCTcctccccccgcaccccgcgcggaGGCCCCGGTTCCTCCGCCCGAGCGCGGGGACTCGCCTCGCACAGCCTACGTGCTCCGCAACCACCGAGCCCCGGATACCGGCATCCACAAGCCTACCCCCCATCCGTGGTACGAGAAAAGGTATCTCTCTACATCTTCATCCCCCGCGACGCAATCAATTCCATAACTTGATCCTCACAATGCGCTGCATGCTTTGGATAATTGGATTTGGTTGATGGATGCTGAATTAAGCGCTAGTGGCAATTGGTCAGGGGGTCGAAGCTTCAGCACAATAGTAATTGTCTTTTGTCTGTCTATATATAGTACTTCTGAACAGCTGGTTTAGTTGTTTCTGCATACATTCACATTGCTCGGAGCCTAGGACATTCTCCTTTAAATTGCTACAAGTGGCAACTTATTGACTGAACAAAATCTGGTTGATCCTAGAGCAGTCAAGCCACATCAATCCTTGATCCGCT is drawn from Triticum dicoccoides isolate Atlit2015 ecotype Zavitan chromosome 6B, WEW_v2.0, whole genome shotgun sequence and contains these coding sequences:
- the LOC119325196 gene encoding cytochrome P450 72A15-like translates to MVLGLLVSSPATVLWSLLGLALLWQVKRLVDYTWWRPRRLQRALRAQGLRGTPYRFPVGDLGDYGRQGKEASSRALPLRCHDIRAHVAPYLCNTVREHGKTCVSWFGPVPKVTIADPGVTREVMSNKFGHFEKLQFPTLTRLLAGGVAVYEGEKWVKHRRILNPAFHIEKLKFMMPAFSACCEELVSRWTQSLGSDGWCEVDVCPEFQTLTGDVISRTAFGSSYLEGRRIFELQSVQADRIVAEVKKIFIPGYMSLPTKKNRLMRHTNNEIESILRGLIEKRMQSMQQGESTKDDLLGLMLESNMRGTDDKGQPILGMTIEEVIEECKLFYFAGSETTSVLLTWTMIVLAMHPEWQDRAREEVLGLFEKKKPEYDGFSKLKTVTMILYEVLRLYPPAVAFMRKTYKEIEIESITYPAGVIIELPVLLIHHDPDIWGSDVHEFKPERFADGIAKASKDPGAFLPFGWGPRICIGQNFALLEAKMALCMILQHFEFDLGPTYSHMLHNQKMLRPMHGAQIKLRAI